A segment of the Streptococcus dysgalactiae subsp. dysgalactiae genome:
AATTATTTACCACTGTCTTCAAACCCTTCAGCAACAGCTTCTGGGAAATTTTCTTCAATGATCTTAGCGCTATGGTCGCAGACAAATGCATTGTAAGAACGCATGCGAGTAGTTGGGTCAATGCGGCGTGAACGCTCACAAACTTCTCCCACTGCATGTTCAACTGTAAAGGCAATACCTTCAAATGCTACGGCATCAGCAGGAGCATCTGCCAAGTCAGCGATGGTTAATTGAGACACAATCAAAAGTAAAGCAATATCGCTATCCAACGCTGTCAACAAGGTTTTCACTTCTTCGCTAGCGTAGATAGTCAAATGAGCTTCCAATGATTTCCCAATAACCTTGGCATTTCGCGCTTCTTCCAAAGCTTTTTGAGCTTGGGTACGCAAAGTCATGAAAGCTGACCAAGCTTCTAAAATATCCTCTTGAGCTGAGAAGGTTTCTGCCACAGGCATTTCTGCCAATTGAACAAATGCTTCTGACTCATGCTCTAGATAAGACCAGATTTCTTCAGTAGTGTGAGGCAAGATTGGCGTCAATAACTTCGTAATCTTAACCAAGATATCATAGAAGACTGTCTGCATGCGACGACGTTCTAAGCTGTTTGCAGCTTCAATATAGACAACGTCTTTAGCAAAATCAAGATAGAAGGCTGATAAATCAACCGTAACAAAGTTCACCACTGCTTTGTAAATAGTCATAAAGTCATAACGCTTATAAGCGTCATTAATCGTTGCTACCAACTGATTAAAGACAATTGTCATGTACTTATCAACAGCTCCTAGGTCTGCATAAGCTACTGTATCCGTAGCAGGGTTGAAATCAGATGTATTAGCAATCAAGAAGCGAAGGGTATTACGGATTTTACGGTAGGTTTCAGAGACTTGACCAAGAATCTCCATAGAAACACGGACATCATTATCGGTATCCACAGAAGCTACCCACAAACGGAGAATATCTGCACCATATTGTTTAGCCACATCATTTGGAGAAATAATATTGCCTTTTGATTTAGACATTTTTTCTCCCTTACCATCAAGAACAAAGCCTTGCGATAAGATAGCCTTATAAGGAGCATAACCGTTAACAGCCACAGAAGTGATTAAGGATGAATTGAACCAACCACGATACTGGTCAGAACCTTCTAGGTATAGGTCAGCTGGATAAGATAGGTTTTCCCTAGCATTCATAACACCATTCCAAGAAGAACCAGAGTCAAACCAAACATCCATGATATCAGTTTCTTTTGTAAACTCACCATTTGGTGACCCTGGATGAGTGAAGCCTTCTGGTAATAGGTCTTTAGCGTCTTTTTGCCACCAAATGATTGAGCCATTTTCTTGGAACAAATTGGCCACATGATCTGTTACTTCCTTAGTCATAATAGCTGTGCCATCTTCCGCATAGAAGATTGGAAGTGGAACACCCCAAGCACGTTGACGAGAAATAACCCAATCACCACGATCACGAATCATATTGTAAAGACGTGTTTTACCCCAAGAAGGATGGAAAGTTGTTTTTTCAATTTCATCTAAAATATCCTGACGGAAGTCAGAAACAGAAGCAAACCATTGCGGTACAGCACGCCAGATGATTGGTTTTTTCGTCCGCCAGTCAAATGGGTATGAGTGATTGATCACTTCTTGTGCTAATAAGAGGTCACCAAGTTTATCTATGACAATTGGCGTTACCTTATCATAAAATTGTCCGTGGAAATCTGGTCCTGCATTTTCCATCATGAGACCACGTTCATCAACTGTTACAGCAACTTCCAGTTTATATTTTGTACCAACATTGTAGTCATCCTCACCAAAACCTGGTGCTGTGTGGACAATCCCTGTCCCTGATTCAAGAGTAACATGATCACCTAGGATAACGAGTTCTTCTACGTCAGTGTCCCAAGGGTGTTCTGTCACGATGTACTCTAGATCAGCTCCTTTATGACTAGCTAAAGTCTCAAAAGACTCCCAACCAAATTTTCCAGCAAGGCTATCTAAAAGGCCTTCTGCCACAACATACTGACGGTCTGAACCAGCAGGTTTCACCACAAGATAATCCATATCAGGCCCAACTGTCAATCCACGTGATGCTGTAACGGTAAATGGTGTTGTGGTCCAAACAACGATATACGTATTGGTATCAAGGACGTTTTTACCATCTTTAACTTTATTGGCGTAGTATAAAGAGGTTGAGTCAATATCATGGTATTCAATTTCAGCTTCTGCCAAGGCCGATTCTGAAGACCAAGACCAATAAACTGGTTTAGCGCCACGATAGATGTATCCTTTATCAGCCATCACCCCAAAGACACGGATTTGATCAGCTTCAAATTGTGGATCCAAAGTCACGTAAGGGTTCTCCCAGTCCGCTGACACACCCAGACGTTTGAAGTCATCACGTTGTTTATTCACTTGGCTTAAAGCATATTGACGGCACATGTCAAGATAGTCAGCCAAATCCATTTCCTTACGCTTCACACCTTGTTTAGCCAAGACTTGTTCTATTGGAAGCCCATGTGTATCCCAACCTGGAACATAAGGTGCTTGGAAGCCTGACATAGACTTAGAGCGAACAATAATATCTTTTGAAATTTTATTAAGAGCATGCCCAACGTGAATATTGCCATTGGCATATGGAGGACCATCATGAAGATGGAAAGCTGGTTTGCCAGCATTAAGTTCTTGGCGTTTTGTGTACAAATCTGCTTCTTCCCAAGCTGCTTGCCATTGTGGTTCTTTATTAGGAAGACCAGCTCGCATTGGAAATGCTGTTTTCCCAAGATTAAGTGTTTCTTTTAATTTCATTGTATCAAACTCCTTCTAAACAATCTTGAAACTATATAAAAAAAGCCTCGTCTCAAAAAAGGACGAAAGCTCGTGGTACCACCTTAGTTCAGAATAGCTACAAAATAACTATTCCCTCTTTGCTCGTAAGGTGAACCAACCTCTTCGCCTACTGTCATTCAGCGAAAATATAAGAAAATGATAATGTGAATGCTCAGGGAATGCAGGACTCTCATCGTCTCCCGCTTGCTGTGATTGTAAGCAAACCATCTTGTTTTTCTATATCTTAAATATTCAATTTAAACGTCTGTGTCTCACTAAGATTTACAGGTTCAGCTTCTGCCTCATTCTGATGCTCTTGTTGGTGAGCTTCTAATTCTTTGTTACTTTCATCAACACGACGTTGCAATTCCTCTAGTTCTTCTGGAGTAAACTGACGTGTAGCATCAAAAGAAGCACTATCATCAGAATCCGGAATATCTTCATTAAGAACAGTCTTTACAACTTCTTTGAACGCTGCATCCGAATTTTGAAGGTAAATTGCGGTTGGCTGTAACAACTCATCCCATTCAGGTGAATTTGATAAGCTCAATTGTGACTCAATTGATGAAATCAAACGTTGATGGAAAACACGGGTTTGACGTTTCAATTCTTCTGTCTCAATCGCCACACGCTTTGCTTCGTCAGTTGCATCACGTAGCATTTGATTTGCCTTTGCTTTTGATGCATCCAGCAAGTGCTGAGCATCATAAGTCGCTTTGCTAACCAAGTTTGTTGCTTCCGCATTAGCCGTTGCTTTCACTTTTTCAGCTGTTTCTTGAGCTAAGATTACAGACTGGCTAAGTGACTCTTTCATTTCATCAAAATAAGATAATTTTTCCTCAAGGTCTTTAATACGCGCTTCGTTGTCACGATTTTTACGAACTAAAGCCTCATAGTCGTCAACAACAATGTCAAGGAATTCGTTAACTTCCTCTTCACTATATCCACGGAATTTGGTTTTAAACGTTTTATCTTTAATTTCTAGTGCTGTAAGTGCCATTATGTCTCCTTATTTATGCATCATTTTACTAAGCGTCAATTTGTATTTCCCATTTTTGGTCAATCCATTATCCGTTAGAAGGGTAAACCGACCATAACCTCTAATGCTCACCATATCCCCTATGGCTAAATGATCAGCTACCTTATGAACCTGCCGGTAGTTAACTTTCACTTTGTCAGTTTCAATCAATGTCATGGCTTGTGCTCGTGATTTTTTCAACACCGTCGCAACCAAGCGATCTAACCGCAGGCTCGAAACCATGATATCCACAAGTTGCGCATCATTAGAGGATTTGATCAGTTGATTCAAAGGAATTTCCTTCAACGAAACACTCGCTCTGGCTATTTTAGAAATGGTTGTTAACACATAATCTAATAGCTGTCGATTAATCATGAGTTGCGCATACCCTGTTTCCACAAAGATATCCCCAAGTAGATTTCGTTTAATCCCCAGTTCATTAATCAAAGTTCCTAAAATTTGACCATGCGTTAACTGATTAAACTTTGCTTGATAGGTTATTTCTACCAAAGCTATCTGAAAATCAGCTTCATCCAAGTCATAATAATCCGGTACAACAATCACACGACCATACTCACTTGGATAATAATCTGTTGAGGAAAAAACCTTTAAATCCGTTGGAGCAACCAGACTTTTTAGAATCGTTATCTCTCTAGGATTTAAAAAATCAGTGACTTCTAAAAAATAGTGACTATCCACCCTGTTAATCATATCAGACATTTTCTCAATAAAAGGGTATTCCTCAGGATAAAAATGCTGATAAAGTTGTTTGTGATTAACCATTAAATAAACACTCTAATCAAAATTTGAGCTAAGAAATTTAAACCAATGATAATAACAAAAATAGTAAAATCAAGGCCCGCAAATTGTAAGTTCAATGCTCTAAAGGGCTTCAAGACTGGTTCAACAATACCGCTAAGTAAACGACCAATCCAAGAGTTATAAGCTCCTGGGAACCATGATAATAGGGCATAAGCTATTAACAAGTAGCTGTAAACTCTGATTAAGCGAAGGAGGATAGATAATATCAATATCATATAAGTTACCGTCTCTTCATATCAAAGTCAAAACCAATATCTTGGCCGTTATTTGGGATATTCATATCTTCAATATTAACAGATACATTTGATGGGGTCAACAAATACATAGAAGACCCAACCTTCTGCAAGGTTCCATAAAGAACCTTACTTGCACCATCAATAAAATCCAAACAGCGTCTAGCTTGAGCATCTAGCATGTATTGAAAATCAATCAAGACACACTCATTGACAATCAGAAGATCAACAATTTCTTGAGCATCCTCATATTTACGAGGATATTTCAAGGCAATTGTTGTTTGATCAGGTTGACTAACATGCTGATATTGCTCACGACGACTAGCAGCAGTTTGAACGGTTGGATTTACCCTTCTCTCAATAGACTCTTGCGAAGTTCTTGCTTGCGTCTGATAATGACGTTCAGATGCACTTGGTCTTGGTTGTGTTTGAGGTCTTGACTGAGGCTGCGCTTGATGTCTCACTTGTTGACTTTGTTGTGATTGGCTGACTCTCGGTGCCTGTTTTGGCTGACTACTTGGTCTCACTGACTGCTGTGGTCTTGAAGCAACTTCTTCAGTTGCATCTGTTGCTTCTTCTTCCACCTCGTTAACACCGTCAGTATCAAAATAAGAAATCATCTTATTAAATGTGTCTTTAATTGCCATCTTATTCTCCATTTAGTGAAAGAAAGACGTTCCAATACGAACGAAAGTTGAGCCTTCCTGAATAGCAATTAAATAATCGCCACTCATACCCATACTCAATTCTGTAAAAGGCATGTTCTTTCTTTTTTTTGACTGCAAGTTTTTTCTCAATTGATTAGCTTCTCGGAAGATAGAGGCAATTCTTTCTTGACTAGCATCTGCTGGCGCCATCGTCATGAGACCGACAAGCTGGACATTTTCCATCTTACTAATCTCCTCAATTGCTACTTCAATCTCAGAGACCTTAAAGCCATGCTTGCTATCTTCTTCAGAAATATTAACTTGTAGAAAACACTTTACAGGATGATCAGCTCTCTTTTCAATTTCTGAAGCTAACTTTACAGAATCCAAAGCATGGAAATAATCAACAAAATTGATAACCTCCTTTACTTTACGACGTTGTAAAGTTCCAATGAGATGCCACGTCACCGATCTATCTTTTAATGCTTCATATTTATCAAGAAATTTATCCACACGGTTTTCAGCGATATGCTCGATTCCGGTATCAATAAGCTGACCTGCAATTGTACTGTCCACATATTTTGTCACAGCGATCACCGAAACACTATGCTCAGGTCTATGTGCTGCTTCAGTAGCTAAGCGGACATTGTCAAAAACAATCCTTTTATTTTTTTGTAAATCCATTATTAACGGTTTTTAAAAAATGGTGGTGTTTCTAATTCATCGTCAATGTCATCATTTGCTGAGAAAGTTGACATATTTAATTGGTTATCCAGTTCACCTTCTGTTGGCCGAGAAATATTATCACGTCTCAAATCCCAGTTACCAAATGCTGACCCTTGGTTCTGGTTATGACTTGGGGCAGACGTTTGTGCATTCGACATCTCGCGTGTTTCACCCATATCAAAATCGAAACTTGAACGACGGTCAAAACCTGGTTGAACGGGTTGCTTCACTTGTTCTGAAGCATATTGAGCACCAGCTGCTTGTTGAGCATTCGCTTGAGCAAATGTACGTGGTTGACGGAAGCCAGATACTTGTTCAGCCTTATCTTGTCGCACACCAGTCGCAACAACTGTGACACGAATTTCATCCTTCATCGTATCATCAATAGATGTTCCTAGCCAAATGTTAACTCCTTGACCAGCTGCTTGACCAACGATTTCAGAAGCTTCCTCTGCTTCTGTAAGGGTCATGTCAAGTCCACCTGTCACGTTAACGATAACGTCTTCTGCGCCATCAATGGTTGTTTCAAGAAGTGGTGAATAAATGGCTTTACGAGCTGCTTCAACGATGCGTTCTTCTCCAGAACCAATTCCGATACCCATAAGGGCATTTCCCTTATTTGCCATAACAGTCTTCACGTCGGCAAAATCAAGGTTAATAAGGCCTGGGCTTGTAATCAAATCAGTAATACCTTGAACACCTTGGCGTAGGACGTTGTCAGCTTCGCTAAGTGCTTCAAGCAATGGTGTTTTTTTATCAACGATTTCAAGAAGGTTATTATTTGAAATAATCAACAACGTGTCAACTTGCTCGCGCAATTCTTGGATACCTTCAATTGCAAAGTTACCACGTTTATTTCCTTCAAATCCAAATGGACGAGTAACAACAGCTACGGTCAAGGCTCCTAGACTTTTAGCAATACGTGCGATTACTGGTGCAGCTCCTGTACCAGATCCACCACCCATACCAGCAGTGATGAAGACCATGTCTGCACCAGTAAGAGCTTCTGACAAAACTTCTTCACTTTCTTCAGCAGCTTTACGACCAACTTCCGGTTGGCCTCCAGCACCTAGACCACGCGTTAATTTTGGTCCAAGCTGGATAACTGTTTCAGCCTTTGATGAACTCAATGCTTGAATATCAGTGTTTGCAGCGATAAACTCAACACCTGCAACACCTTCATCAATCATGCGATTGATAGCGTTTCCGCCACCTCCACCAACACCGATTACTTTAATGATTGCACCTTGAATTGATGCCGTATCGAATGAAAATGCCATTTTATTTCCTCACTTTATTACTTTTAGTCAAACATGCTTCCAAAGATACCACGAACGCGTTCTGAAATCTTTTGCTTAGGTTCAGCAGGTGCTTGTGGCTCATAGGTTGCTTGTGGTACTTGTTGCTCATAGCGAACAGGTGTTTCGGATCTTCTTGCCTCATTGTAGTCTGGCAAGTAAGACTCCTGACCAGTAAAGTCAATTGGCTTACGTCTCAAGAATTCCTCACCTGAAACCGCATTTTGAGCAAGAACATCTACTTCTGACATCATGCCCACGTATTCTACCAAGCTAATCACATTCGCAAACATTGGGTTTCGAATACCAACTTGGTTTGGAACGTGAAGTTTTACAGTTGTTCCAAAAATATCTTGAGCAACTTCAATCACACCTGGCATAATAGCACCACCACCAATGAGAACAATACCACCTGGTAAATCAAGCAAGCGTCCTCTTTCCAAATCTTGTTTCACACGATCTAAAATGTGGCGGATACGGGCTGAAATAATTTCAGACAAGTAACGTTCAGTCACTTCAACTGGTTCTTCGCTACCAACTACATCTACTTTAACCGTCTCTGTCAGGCTTGCTTCAGCCATGT
Coding sequences within it:
- the ftsZ gene encoding cell division protein FtsZ; the encoded protein is MAFSFDTASIQGAIIKVIGVGGGGGNAINRMIDEGVAGVEFIAANTDIQALSSSKAETVIQLGPKLTRGLGAGGQPEVGRKAAEESEEVLSEALTGADMVFITAGMGGGSGTGAAPVIARIAKSLGALTVAVVTRPFGFEGNKRGNFAIEGIQELREQVDTLLIISNNNLLEIVDKKTPLLEALSEADNVLRQGVQGITDLITSPGLINLDFADVKTVMANKGNALMGIGIGSGEERIVEAARKAIYSPLLETTIDGAEDVIVNVTGGLDMTLTEAEEASEIVGQAAGQGVNIWLGTSIDDTMKDEIRVTVVATGVRQDKAEQVSGFRQPRTFAQANAQQAAGAQYASEQVKQPVQPGFDRRSSFDFDMGETREMSNAQTSAPSHNQNQGSAFGNWDLRRDNISRPTEGELDNQLNMSTFSANDDIDDELETPPFFKNR
- a CDS encoding YlmH family RNA-binding protein; amino-acid sequence: MVNHKQLYQHFYPEEYPFIEKMSDMINRVDSHYFLEVTDFLNPREITILKSLVAPTDLKVFSSTDYYPSEYGRVIVVPDYYDLDEADFQIALVEITYQAKFNQLTHGQILGTLINELGIKRNLLGDIFVETGYAQLMINRQLLDYVLTTISKIARASVSLKEIPLNQLIKSSNDAQLVDIMVSSLRLDRLVATVLKKSRAQAMTLIETDKVKVNYRQVHKVADHLAIGDMVSIRGYGRFTLLTDNGLTKNGKYKLTLSKMMHK
- a CDS encoding DivIVA domain-containing protein, which encodes MALTALEIKDKTFKTKFRGYSEEEVNEFLDIVVDDYEALVRKNRDNEARIKDLEEKLSYFDEMKESLSQSVILAQETAEKVKATANAEATNLVSKATYDAQHLLDASKAKANQMLRDATDEAKRVAIETEELKRQTRVFHQRLISSIESQLSLSNSPEWDELLQPTAIYLQNSDAAFKEVVKTVLNEDIPDSDDSASFDATRQFTPEELEELQRRVDESNKELEAHQQEHQNEAEAEPVNLSETQTFKLNI
- the sepF gene encoding cell division protein SepF — protein: MAIKDTFNKMISYFDTDGVNEVEEEATDATEEVASRPQQSVRPSSQPKQAPRVSQSQQSQQVRHQAQPQSRPQTQPRPSASERHYQTQARTSQESIERRVNPTVQTAASRREQYQHVSQPDQTTIALKYPRKYEDAQEIVDLLIVNECVLIDFQYMLDAQARRCLDFIDGASKVLYGTLQKVGSSMYLLTPSNVSVNIEDMNIPNNGQDIGFDFDMKRR
- a CDS encoding YggT family protein, which gives rise to MILILSILLRLIRVYSYLLIAYALLSWFPGAYNSWIGRLLSGIVEPVLKPFRALNLQFAGLDFTIFVIIIGLNFLAQILIRVFI
- the ileS gene encoding isoleucine--tRNA ligase, giving the protein MKLKETLNLGKTAFPMRAGLPNKEPQWQAAWEEADLYTKRQELNAGKPAFHLHDGPPYANGNIHVGHALNKISKDIIVRSKSMSGFQAPYVPGWDTHGLPIEQVLAKQGVKRKEMDLADYLDMCRQYALSQVNKQRDDFKRLGVSADWENPYVTLDPQFEADQIRVFGVMADKGYIYRGAKPVYWSWSSESALAEAEIEYHDIDSTSLYYANKVKDGKNVLDTNTYIVVWTTTPFTVTASRGLTVGPDMDYLVVKPAGSDRQYVVAEGLLDSLAGKFGWESFETLASHKGADLEYIVTEHPWDTDVEELVILGDHVTLESGTGIVHTAPGFGEDDYNVGTKYKLEVAVTVDERGLMMENAGPDFHGQFYDKVTPIVIDKLGDLLLAQEVINHSYPFDWRTKKPIIWRAVPQWFASVSDFRQDILDEIEKTTFHPSWGKTRLYNMIRDRGDWVISRQRAWGVPLPIFYAEDGTAIMTKEVTDHVANLFQENGSIIWWQKDAKDLLPEGFTHPGSPNGEFTKETDIMDVWFDSGSSWNGVMNARENLSYPADLYLEGSDQYRGWFNSSLITSVAVNGYAPYKAILSQGFVLDGKGEKMSKSKGNIISPNDVAKQYGADILRLWVASVDTDNDVRVSMEILGQVSETYRKIRNTLRFLIANTSDFNPATDTVAYADLGAVDKYMTIVFNQLVATINDAYKRYDFMTIYKAVVNFVTVDLSAFYLDFAKDVVYIEAANSLERRRMQTVFYDILVKITKLLTPILPHTTEEIWSYLEHESEAFVQLAEMPVAETFSAQEDILEAWSAFMTLRTQAQKALEEARNAKVIGKSLEAHLTIYASEEVKTLLTALDSDIALLLIVSQLTIADLADAPADAVAFEGIAFTVEHAVGEVCERSRRIDPTTRMRSYNAFVCDHSAKIIEENFPEAVAEGFEDSGK
- a CDS encoding YggS family pyridoxal phosphate-dependent enzyme translates to MDLQKNKRIVFDNVRLATEAAHRPEHSVSVIAVTKYVDSTIAGQLIDTGIEHIAENRVDKFLDKYEALKDRSVTWHLIGTLQRRKVKEVINFVDYFHALDSVKLASEIEKRADHPVKCFLQVNISEEDSKHGFKVSEIEVAIEEISKMENVQLVGLMTMAPADASQERIASIFREANQLRKNLQSKKRKNMPFTELSMGMSGDYLIAIQEGSTFVRIGTSFFH